The Symphalangus syndactylus isolate Jambi chromosome 3, NHGRI_mSymSyn1-v2.1_pri, whole genome shotgun sequence genome has a segment encoding these proteins:
- the LOC129479072 gene encoding LOW QUALITY PROTEIN: E3 ubiquitin-protein ligase Topors-like (The sequence of the model RefSeq protein was modified relative to this genomic sequence to represent the inferred CDS: deleted 3 bases in 2 codons) — MSLDLSSDCECPNCWEGPQNESDWNPCSNESGNGSLHSRSRKKSMLSSSMQCFPSQCCPTKTESGNKEDSAVLPSDEESYVESSQNDHLILSLEDIKRKIKPLREWTIHELLREFGDSGKFQPNSMSLSYFRDQVVMKFRRALYYSGIWVTHIRGYKPQKHFTANYFKRNPGCLHLLVPWLTRELTAVFGYYGYTVKNILTTILHHMTECDLDSSESFIHLLEPYLLQHTHHFLHEFISFVHSPYNMETYDQRAICQCSPASPCVNKKPLVSAPVSPLPKDHTLLISQHNTKQSKNTQGQWNKEERPVSGLKQFPNGNPSLKKSEIPPVCDKTVSKTCGGIDDKAESGDHKSIISMNNILQKWATPRERCPGLLNCKKNVQEKKTEGIKLFPDHVHDLGKGDTIAHTFSTPAISNQVQPQKYSLRERKGLSLGQKINFQKKEEENNKHSDSSPKTFQRLSRERSLKSCKSRERDPSWSCISENAFSPKRDDRKLSSFRKKRMKCRQPSQFVEIGSHSRRRIQRRSRSNTHRSKSWCVGSRKRSVSRESSNLSLRGSHRSEHFTQNICCEPSKEKHAHGNESDYGRPSSTTVQYMKLSSTAGKRCKCPSKSEGASQAGRCCNSPTCLQLQKHRSPSKQEIKQETTFPRAGRTRAVRHRKTKCHYLDIHTTEDVSDELGNLDDIRQMSGLSVHPPAGGKSTKNSI, encoded by the exons ATGTCATTAGATCTCTCATCTGACTGTGAGTGTCCTAATTGTTGGGAGGGTCCTCAGAATGAGTCTGATTGGAACCCCTGTTCCAACGAGAGTGGTAATGGCTCTTTACATTCAAGATCAAGGAAGAAATCCATGCTTTCTTCTAGCATGCAGTGCTTTCCTTCTCAGTGTTGTCCCACCAAGACAGAGAGTGGTAACAAAGAAGATTCAGCAGTTCTTCCCTCAGATGAGGAAAGCTATGTGGAGTCTTCTCAAAATGATCATCTAATCTTGAGCCTTGAGGATATCAAAAGGAAAATCAAACCATTGAGAGAGTGGACTATCCATGAGTTACTGAGGGAGTTTGGGGATAGTGGGAAGTTCCAACCAAACTCCATGTCCCTGAGCTACTTTAGAGATCAGGTGGTTATGAAGTTCAGAAGAGCTCTGTATTATTCTGGAATTTGGGTGACGCATATTCGAGGCTATAAACCTCAAAAGCACTTTacagctaattattttaaaagaaaccctGGTTGCCTACACTTGCTGGTTCCCTGGCTGACACGGGAACTAACAGCTGTTTTTGGATATTATGGCTACACAGTGAAGAACATCCTAACGACCATCCTCCATCACATGACAGAATGTGACTTGGACAGT AGTGAGTCCTTCATTCACCTCCTGGAACCTTATCTCTTACAACACACACACCATTTCCTACATGAGTTTATTAGTTTTGTTCATTCACCTTACAACATGGAGACCTATGACCAGCGAGCCATCTGTCAATGCTCTCCTGCTTCACCATGTGTAAACAAGAAGCCCCTTGTATCAGCTCCTGTTTCACCTCTGCCTAAGGATCACACTCTACTGATATCTCAACATAATACAAAGCAGTCTAAAAATACCCAGGGTCAATGGAATAAAGAGGAGAGGCCCGTGTCAGGCTTGAAACAGTTTCCAAATGGTAACCCTTCCTTGAAGAAATCTGAAATCCCACCAGTCTGTGATAAAACAGTAAGCAAAACCTGTGGTGGAATCGACGACAAAGCAGAATCAGGTGACCACAAAAGCATCATTTCTATGAATAATATACTCCAGAAGTGGGCTACTCCAAGGGAAAGGTGCCCAGGCTTACTGAATTGCAAAAAAAATGttcaagagaaaaagacagaaggGATAAAGTTGTTTCCTGATCATGTCCACGATCTGGGAAAGGGTGACACAATTGCACACACCTTCAGTACCCCAGCAATTTCTAATCAGGTGCAACCACAGAAATATAgtttaagagaaagaaagggttTGAGCCTTGGCCAGAAGATAAACtttcagaaaaaagaagaagaaaataacaaacactCAGATTCTTCACCAAAGACCTTTCAAAGATTGTCCAGAGAAAGATCCTTGAAAAGTTGCaaatcc agagagagagacccctcTTGGAGTTGCATTTCAGAAAATGCCTTTTCTCCTAAGAGAGATGACAGGAAACTGAGTTCTTTCAGAAAAAAGAGGATGAAGTGTAGACAACCCTCCCAATTTGTAGAAATTGGTTCACACTCCAGGAGAAGAATCCAAAGACGATCAAGGTCCAATACTCACAGATCCAAATCCTGGTGTGTTGGATCTAGAAAGAGATCGGTAAGCAGAGAATCGAGTAATCTCTCTCTGAGAGGAAGTCACAGAAGTGAACACTTCACCCAGAATATATGCTGTGAGCCCTCAAAAGAAAAGCATGCCCATGGCAATGAATCAGACTATGGGAGGCCATCTTCAACCACAGTCCAATACATGAAGCTTTCTTCAACTGCTGGGAAGAGATGCAAGTGTCCTTCTAAAAGTGAAGGTGCTTCCCAAGCAGGAAGATGCTGTAACAGTCCCACATGCCTACAGCTCCAGAAACACAGATCCCCAAGTAAACAGGAGATAAAGCAAGAAACTACATTTCCTAGAGCTGGAAGAACCAGAGCAGTTAGGCACAGAAAAACCAAATGCCATTATTTAGACATACACACCACAGAGGACGTCAGTGATGAATTGGGCAATCTGGATGATATAAGACAGATGAGTGGTCTGAGTGTGCACCCTCCTGCAGGAGGCAAATCCACCAAAAACAGCATTTGA